DNA from Mucilaginibacter mallensis:
TGCTGCATGATATTATGCCCGGCACCGAAGAACTGTTAAATAAAGGAATGGCATCAGGTTATATAGGGTTCGACCCAACTGCCGATTCACTGCATGTGGGTAGTTTGGCCCAGATCATGACCTTGATCCACTTTCAACGCTCGGGGCATAAACCATATGCGCTGGTAGGTGGTGCCACAGGTATGGTGGGTGATCCATCGGGTAAATCTGCCGAGCGTAATTTATTATCTGAAGATACATTACAACATAACCTAAATGGTATACAAAAGCAACTGGAGAAGTTTTTAGACTTTAACAGCGCCGCCAATAGCGCCGAAATGGTGAATAATTATGATTGGTTCAAAGAATTTTCGTTCCTGAATTTTATACGTGATGTAGGTAAGCATATTACGGTTAATTATATGATGGCCAAGGATTCGGTGAAGAACCGCATCAGTGGTGATACCGGCATGTCGTTCACGGAATTTACTTACCAATTGGTGCAAGGTTATGATTTTTACTATTTGTGGAAGAATAAGAATTGCGTTCTGCAAATGGGCGGCAGTGATCAGTGGGGTAATATTGTTACCGGTACTGAACTGATCCGCCGTAAAGATGCAGGTGAAGCCTATGCTTTAACTACACAGTTAATTAAAAAGTCGGATGGTACCAAATTCGGTAAAACCGAAGGCGGGAATATCTGGCTCGACCCGGAGAAAACATCGCCATATAAATTTTACCAATTTTGGCTAAATACTAGCGATGCTGATGCTAAGACTTATATCAGGATATTTACCCTGTTTGATCAGGATACTATTATTGCCCTTGAAACTGAACAGGATGCCGCACCGCATTTACGTACTTTACAAAAGGCATTGGCTAAAGATATTACCATAAGGGTGCATGGCGAGGCTGAGTATGAAAAAGCGATAAAATCATCAGAGTTTTTATTCGGTAATACAGGGATTGAGTTTTTGAACGAATTGAATGATGCTGAGGTGATCGGTTTGTTTGAAGGTGTACCTAATTTTACTATCGCAAAAAGCGAATTGATAGAAGGTATAAATGCAACTGAACTATTGGCCGGGAAAACTGCTGTATTTGCATCAAAGGGCGAAGCTAAAAAGATGATACAGGGCGGCGGCGTTGCTATCAATAAGCAAAAAATAGGTACGGCAGATGATGTTTACCAGGCAGATGCA
Protein-coding regions in this window:
- the tyrS gene encoding tyrosine--tRNA ligase — its product is MNFVEELRWRGMLHDIMPGTEELLNKGMASGYIGFDPTADSLHVGSLAQIMTLIHFQRSGHKPYALVGGATGMVGDPSGKSAERNLLSEDTLQHNLNGIQKQLEKFLDFNSAANSAEMVNNYDWFKEFSFLNFIRDVGKHITVNYMMAKDSVKNRISGDTGMSFTEFTYQLVQGYDFYYLWKNKNCVLQMGGSDQWGNIVTGTELIRRKDAGEAYALTTQLIKKSDGTKFGKTEGGNIWLDPEKTSPYKFYQFWLNTSDADAKTYIRIFTLFDQDTIIALETEQDAAPHLRTLQKALAKDITIRVHGEAEYEKAIKSSEFLFGNTGIEFLNELNDAEVIGLFEGVPNFTIAKSELIEGINATELLAGKTAVFASKGEAKKMIQGGGVAINKQKIGTADDVYQADALINGKFLVAQKGKKNYFLIIAE